One Prosthecodimorpha staleyi genomic window, CGGCCAGCTACCTCGGCTTCGTCCAGATCGCAGCCATCCGCCTCTGGATACGGGCATTTGTCAACAGGGCCTAGTTTCCTTGTGCATCCTCAGTGCCACAGCCTATTTCGTCTACGATCAAAAGGAACAATCGCGACTAGCCCGCGCACGTTCTATGATTGCCCCGGGCGATATAGACCTTATCGATATGCGCTTGGGAACCGATCCAATGCCCTATACCAATTTGCGGCAATTGACCGGGAATGTACGAAATCGCTCGCCTTACACATTGCAGAATCTCCGCCTTTTGCTGACGGCCCTCGATTGCCCGGAAGGGCTATGCGATGTGATCGGCGAGGCCGAGGTGGCGCTCTACGGACTGGACGTTCCCTCTCAACAAATTCGGGCACTGTCCGACAGCGTCTATTTCAGGAATATGCCGAAAGCCAAGCAATTCGCTTGGCGCTGGTCGATCAAGACGATTGAGGCGCGTACCGATTGAGCCCTCAAGATTCCTCTTCGTGCTTCGCCCTCATGGTAATTATATGCAGTTCTGAGGTGGACCATGAATCCGCGCCGAAATCCCTTTGACGGTATCCAACGCGGACCATGATCAACAGGTCTAGTTCTAGCCCGGACCATGTTCGGGGTTGATATGTTCCGCCCTAGTACCGCGTTCTGATTTTGGGCGAGCCTTTTGCCAGTCGCGCGTAGGCAGGGCACCTTTGTAGTTCTGATCCGTGACTCGCCACTCCGTCGCCATCCGTCCGTACCAGTGGCCAGGCTTCGTCTTGGCAATGAAGCCCGCCGCCTCAAGCTCCCTGAATGCCCGCGCAAGGGTTGCCTTACCCAATCCCAGCAGACTGGCCGCCTCTTCGTAGGCAAGTCGGAGTTCGCCGTTGTTGTTGGTCTTTCCATCGCCGCGAACGGTATATCGGCATCGCAGTTCGATGAGCACTTTGAGTGCCGGCCCGCTCAAGGCCCGAAACGCGGGATGCTTGGCTAGGGAATACGGAAGGAGCCAATAGGCCCCGTCCGGATTCTTGGAACGCCCTCTGGCATCATGCCGCCTCGGCATCATCACCCCCAAGGATTACGACAGGAGTGCGCAGGACGTAGCGGGCATGATTCCCCGCAAACGGCCCAGCGTGAGCCTCATAGATGGTTTCGATAGCAAGCCCACCTTGCCGAAGGCGATGAACATAGCTGGACCATCTTGGCCCGGGATGAGTGATCGGGGTGCACCCCCGATCCCCGGAGATAGCCAACTGGAGCAAGGCCCAGGCGTACCGCCCTCGTGCTGTCCGGGTGCCGGCCTCGCCGTTGGCGCGATAATGGATCTGCAGGACGGCTTTCATGAGTAAGCCCTCCCCTCAAGCCCGTTAGCCTCGCAGACAGCCATGGCCAGTTCCCGGCTCATTCCCCATCGCCCCATGAGATTGCCCGCCAGCCGCGTCGGTACGGTGCATCGAGGCAGGACAGTGTGGGGGGAGGGACAACCGAATAGACCCGACTGCAATTTGGGATGTGATTTGCGCGCACGACCGCGCGTTGATAGGATTGTCATGTCCTAAACTCCTGTTCTCTCGGAGATTGGATCGACCCCGGCTCGCTACGGAAAGCTACCAACTCGACCGCTGCGGCCGGGGTCTTGTCCTCATTCGGCATCTGACGTTGACCGCCGCCTGTGGCTGGCAAGCCATTCATCCAGGTCACGAACACTGTAGAGGACCCGCTTGATCGGCCGCGAATAGCGCGGGCCGCCTCCAGTAAGTCTAAGCTTCTCAAGCGTGGAGACGCCCAGACCGACATAGCCGGCCGCGTCAGCGGTGCCCATGTACTGATTGGTCGCGATATGCTGTGAATTCATATTACCTCCAGATTGGTCAATCCCGGCTCGGTCGCGCTTCGTTCCACGAATACGCTGGCGAACACTAGCCAAGATTGTGCCGGCGACTCCAGCCCCGCGCAACAAACGGCGGTGTACCGACGCAGCTTATCCACCGTTGCAGTAGATCGGAGGCTGCAAGTCACGTAATTTTCGCTTTAATATCAAATACTTATGAAGCAACTGCAAATTTTCTGTTTTACCTCATTTCAACTGAAATCAAAGCACAGCAGAACAGATCTGTTATCGGAGGAGAGCAGTCACTCTTGTTCGCCAGACCGAATCAGTACGATCGAATGAACTTCAGACACCCGCACTGACATTCTCTTCCTGCCTCAAGGGAGTCCTCCCAAGCCATGGGCCGGCACATGTGTGGAAGAGTTACAGCCCGTGGCCGCGCAGGCTTGCTCATGTAAAATGTCGCCCAACTCGACCCCCCGTCCGTCACCTGAATTTCAACAAGTTGTCCGCAGGCTTGCCCTCCATTGCCGAAGCAATCACGCTGCCGATCGTGTCGGAAGCCCGCTTAAGCGGGTCCGCATCTAAATGAGCGTAACGGGCAGTAGTGGCCGTGTGCGCATGGCCGAGAAGTTTTCCAACGATAGGCAGCCCAAGACCGCCGCCAGCCCCGATGCTTGCGAACGTGTGGCGGAGGTCGTGGAGTCGAATAC contains:
- a CDS encoding winged helix domain-containing protein; the protein is MKAVLQIHYRANGEAGTRTARGRYAWALLQLAISGDRGCTPITHPGPRWSSYVHRLRQGGLAIETIYEAHAGPFAGNHARYVLRTPVVILGGDDAEAA
- a CDS encoding helix-turn-helix transcriptional regulator, which gives rise to MNSQHIATNQYMGTADAAGYVGLGVSTLEKLRLTGGGPRYSRPIKRVLYSVRDLDEWLASHRRRSTSDAE